Proteins from a single region of Desulfobacter postgatei 2ac9:
- the glnA gene encoding type I glutamate--ammonia ligase produces the protein MTPKDVLAMAKENDVKVVDIRYMDFIGTWQHFSVPVSELTEASFEDGFGFDGSSMRAWQNIDNSDMNVIPEAGTAKIDPFFEVPTLVVIGNIHDPITGEAYSRDPRGIAKRTESYIKSTGIGDTIFVGPEPEFFIFSNIRYSSEPHASFFEIDSREAYWNTGDGSEPNLGYKIRPKHGYFPLPPMDTYQDIRTEMMLTLQDLGIDMECQHHEVATAGQSEIDLRFDSLLNMGDKLAWFKYVLKNVAAKHGHCVTFMPKPLFGDNGTGMHTHMSFWKGGEPTFAGNKYAGLSDNALWSIGGIMKHCKALCAITNPTTNSYKRLVPGFEAPIKMAYSSRNRSAAIRLPMYSGSPKAKRLEFRTPDPSANGYMAFSAIAMAMIDGIQNKIDPGDPMDKNIYDLPPEELATIPSAPGCLEEALESLKADHEFLLKGDVFTKDVIDHWVDYKMENEVKPVISRPHPHEFYLYFDI, from the coding sequence ATGACACCAAAAGATGTATTGGCAATGGCTAAAGAAAACGATGTTAAAGTCGTTGATATCCGCTACATGGACTTCATCGGCACCTGGCAACACTTTAGTGTGCCTGTGTCAGAACTGACAGAAGCTTCCTTTGAAGATGGATTTGGTTTTGACGGTTCTTCTATGAGAGCATGGCAGAACATTGATAACTCCGATATGAACGTAATCCCTGAAGCAGGTACGGCAAAAATTGATCCGTTTTTTGAAGTTCCGACCCTGGTTGTTATCGGCAATATTCATGATCCTATCACCGGTGAAGCCTACTCCAGAGATCCCCGCGGTATTGCCAAAAGAACGGAAAGCTACATCAAGAGCACCGGCATCGGCGACACCATCTTTGTAGGCCCTGAGCCCGAGTTCTTTATCTTCTCCAACATCCGTTACTCTTCTGAGCCCCATGCTTCCTTTTTTGAAATTGATTCCCGGGAAGCATACTGGAACACCGGTGACGGTTCCGAGCCTAACCTTGGCTACAAAATCAGACCCAAGCACGGCTACTTCCCCCTGCCGCCCATGGACACCTATCAGGACATTAGAACTGAAATGATGCTGACCCTGCAGGATCTGGGCATTGACATGGAATGCCAGCATCACGAAGTTGCTACCGCCGGACAGTCTGAGATTGACCTTCGGTTTGACTCCCTGCTGAATATGGGTGACAAGCTTGCCTGGTTCAAATATGTACTGAAAAATGTGGCTGCAAAACACGGACATTGCGTGACCTTTATGCCCAAACCCCTTTTCGGTGACAACGGTACCGGCATGCATACCCACATGAGTTTCTGGAAAGGTGGAGAGCCCACCTTTGCAGGCAACAAATATGCCGGCCTGTCCGATAATGCCCTGTGGTCCATCGGCGGCATCATGAAGCATTGCAAAGCCCTGTGTGCTATCACCAACCCCACAACCAATTCCTACAAACGTCTGGTCCCCGGTTTTGAAGCACCCATCAAAATGGCTTACTCCAGCCGGAACCGTTCCGCCGCTATTCGTCTGCCCATGTACTCCGGATCACCCAAGGCAAAACGTCTTGAGTTCCGTACTCCCGATCCCAGCGCCAACGGTTACATGGCCTTTTCTGCCATTGCCATGGCCATGATTGACGGCATCCAGAACAAAATTGATCCCGGAGATCCCATGGATAAAAACATCTATGATCTGCCGCCTGAAGAACTGGCTACTATTCCGTCCGCACCGGGTTGCCTTGAAGAAGCCCTGGAATCCCTTAAAGCAGATCATGAATTCCTGCTCAAGGGCGATGTTTTCACCAAGGACGTTATTGACCACTGGGTTGACTATAAAATGGAAAACGAAGTTAAACCGGTTATCAGCCGTCCGCATCCCCATGAATTCTATCTGTATTTTGATATTTAA
- a CDS encoding lytic murein transglycosylase, with translation MKNSDPSPKLILKVIVALIICFSVNFCYARQADVADSAGDANEFEFLTQRLVQDGFDQEKTKALFGNKTVCFDPGGVSLFFIHSESSLNYDQFSSPKSIADAQMYMETHKEILNKAQEEFTVDKTIITAILLVETRLGTYLGNRAVLNTLATMAALADKALAERVWRAISNNKRPERSTFNKKVDQKSRWGYEELKALISYANREGIDPVAIKGSYAGAMGIPQFMPSNALSLAKDGNTDGRVDLFDHEDAIFSVANYLKHHGWKSGLTRQRQHQVLFQYNHSNYYVDALLKISDKLK, from the coding sequence ATGAAAAATTCCGACCCATCCCCCAAACTCATCCTGAAAGTTATTGTGGCGCTGATCATCTGTTTTTCTGTTAATTTTTGTTATGCCCGGCAGGCTGATGTAGCGGACAGTGCCGGTGATGCCAATGAATTTGAATTTCTTACCCAGCGGCTTGTCCAGGATGGGTTTGATCAGGAAAAGACCAAAGCCTTGTTCGGTAATAAAACGGTTTGCTTTGATCCAGGGGGTGTCTCTTTATTTTTTATCCATTCGGAATCCAGTCTCAACTATGATCAGTTTTCTTCTCCGAAATCTATAGCCGATGCCCAAATGTATATGGAGACTCATAAAGAGATTCTTAATAAAGCCCAGGAAGAATTTACAGTAGACAAAACCATCATTACAGCCATCCTTTTGGTGGAAACACGCTTGGGTACATACCTTGGCAATCGTGCAGTGCTAAACACCCTGGCCACTATGGCAGCGCTTGCGGATAAGGCGCTTGCCGAGAGGGTCTGGCGGGCTATATCAAATAATAAAAGACCCGAGCGATCCACTTTTAATAAAAAGGTGGATCAGAAAAGCAGATGGGGATATGAGGAGCTTAAGGCTCTGATCAGCTATGCCAATCGTGAAGGAATCGACCCTGTTGCCATTAAAGGGTCTTACGCCGGAGCCATGGGTATTCCTCAATTTATGCCCTCCAACGCGCTCTCGCTGGCAAAGGACGGTAATACCGACGGGCGGGTGGATTTGTTTGACCATGAGGACGCCATTTTTTCCGTAGCCAACTATTTAAAACACCATGGCTGGAAATCAGGTCTCACTCGTCAGCGCCAGCACCAAGTCCTGTTCCAGTATAATCATTCCAACTATTATGTAGATGCACTGCTTAAGATTTCAGATAAGTTGAAATAA
- a CDS encoding PLDc N-terminal domain-containing protein, translated as MTPNELLLYILLIVGLSFVLTMLALIDLLKKDFPTSKEKFVWHLVAIVPVIGWLFYFALGAKKGTRKKFDS; from the coding sequence ATGACACCCAATGAACTTCTTTTGTACATTCTTCTCATTGTCGGCCTCTCCTTTGTATTGACTATGCTTGCTTTGATCGACCTGCTAAAAAAAGATTTCCCCACGTCAAAAGAAAAATTTGTTTGGCACCTTGTGGCCATTGTTCCGGTCATCGGCTGGCTTTTCTATTTTGCCCTGGGCGCTAAAAAGGGTACCCGTAAAAAGTTTGATTCATAG
- a CDS encoding substrate-binding periplasmic protein gives MKYILHINLIAIFITVASAYAQPFKLTMAYEDTALPPFYLGEGKEVPAKPGIAIELLKQVDEHIHEITINFRRIPWDRCQKELKEGLVDAIFPGSFNVSRMKIGVYPFNNSEPDGVRCLVFLSYYFYVIEGDPSTLDGYQGGLKGTIGIPTGYSIIRDLKRDGFEVDDTAQTTLQNLIKLKAGNVRAVAAQDVTADPIIKSNPALKDIVKIFPAINTKPNYLIFSRQFYTEHPGLAKRIWSELKSVREENFEALSLKYM, from the coding sequence ATGAAATATATCCTACATATCAATCTAATAGCTATTTTTATCACCGTTGCATCGGCATATGCTCAACCTTTTAAGTTGACGATGGCATACGAAGATACCGCCTTACCGCCGTTTTATTTAGGGGAAGGCAAAGAGGTGCCGGCAAAACCGGGCATCGCCATTGAACTTTTGAAGCAGGTTGATGAGCACATTCATGAAATTACAATCAATTTTCGGAGAATTCCTTGGGACAGATGTCAAAAAGAGCTCAAAGAGGGTTTGGTAGACGCCATATTTCCAGGCAGTTTCAATGTGTCCAGGATGAAAATTGGTGTATATCCTTTTAATAATAGCGAACCGGATGGCGTTCGATGCCTTGTTTTTCTCTCTTATTATTTCTATGTCATTGAGGGCGATCCATCTACCTTGGATGGTTATCAAGGGGGGCTGAAGGGTACTATTGGTATTCCTACCGGGTACTCCATTATAAGGGATCTTAAAAGAGATGGCTTTGAGGTGGACGACACGGCTCAGACAACTTTGCAGAACCTGATAAAACTCAAAGCCGGCAATGTGCGTGCGGTTGCAGCCCAGGATGTTACGGCCGATCCTATCATCAAAAGCAATCCAGCATTGAAAGATATTGTTAAAATCTTTCCTGCCATAAACACCAAGCCCAACTATCTGATATTCAGCCGTCAATTCTATACTGAACACCCTGGCCTGGCCAAACGGATCTGGTCGGAATTAAAAAGCGTTCGGGAGGAGAACTTTGAGGCACTTTCTCTCAAGTATATGTAG
- the istB gene encoding IS21-like element helper ATPase IstB, whose product MMSDRDQIVNHLKSLHMPTMRRSYEEMADQARAESWGYEHYLLQLLNLECEGRWQNRIARNLRASRLPPSKTFENFDKKRLPIKVANHLNVLIDGSFLNQSENILAFGNPGSGKTHLLCAIGHELIAQGKQVLFIPCSHLVQDLLIAKRELELTKKLKSLSRFDAVIIDDIGYVQQSREEMEVLFTFLADRYEQGSLMITSNLPFSKWEQIFKDPMTTAAAIDRLVHHSIIFELNVESYRMEQAKKEAESC is encoded by the coding sequence ATGATGAGCGACAGAGACCAGATTGTAAACCATCTTAAAAGTCTGCACATGCCGACCATGCGCCGCAGCTATGAAGAAATGGCAGATCAGGCCCGGGCTGAGTCATGGGGGTATGAGCACTATCTTTTGCAGTTGCTGAATCTTGAATGTGAAGGGCGCTGGCAAAACCGGATAGCACGGAACCTGAGGGCATCCAGGCTGCCACCCTCGAAAACCTTTGAGAATTTTGATAAAAAGCGTCTTCCCATAAAGGTCGCTAATCATTTGAATGTACTGATCGACGGCTCTTTTTTAAATCAATCTGAAAACATTTTGGCCTTTGGAAATCCTGGAAGCGGGAAAACCCATCTGTTATGTGCCATTGGTCATGAATTGATTGCACAAGGAAAACAGGTCCTTTTCATCCCATGCAGCCATCTTGTCCAGGATCTGCTGATCGCCAAAAGGGAACTTGAGTTGACAAAAAAGCTCAAAAGTCTTTCCAGATTTGATGCCGTGATTATCGATGATATCGGATATGTCCAGCAAAGCCGGGAAGAGATGGAAGTTCTGTTCACCTTCCTGGCAGATCGGTATGAACAAGGCAGCCTGATGATCACCAGCAATCTTCCCTTTTCTAAATGGGAACAGATTTTTAAGGACCCTATGACAACTGCTGCGGCTATTGACAGGCTTGTTCACCACAGCATTATCTTCGAATTGAATGTTGAAAGCTATCGTATGGAGCAGGCCAAAAAGGAGGCAGAATCATGTTAG
- the istA gene encoding IS21 family transposase: MQSEKDFGIAAMKAGMDEKTARKYREIGKLPSELQQEHDWRTRKDPFEEAWDSIKEMLSINPGLEAKTIFEDMQRKQPGRFADGQLRTLQRRIKHWRATEGPGKEIFFAQIHKPGELCQSDFTHMDKLDVTIGGVPFDHMIYHFVLTFSNWETGSICFSESFESLSHGLQNALWNLGGVPHRHRTDCLATAVNKETHPEEFTRRYQDLMDHYGLTPCKTNPSSPNENGDVEQRNYRFKKAVDQSLLLKGHRNFKDREEYECFLSKLFCQLNAGRKDRLSKELEILHRLPKTRIDSCKKLDLKVGPGCTIRVNHNVYSVNSRLIGEKIQVRLYMEYLEIWYGQKKVDTLPRLRGEGKYKVNYRHIIDSLVRKPGAFENYRYRNDMFPTSRFRIAYDYLKERYTVQSAASRYLKILYLAAKDSEVAVDNALTILINEGHEISKDAVQRLMKSNAPVAGPDDIHIPAIDLSSYDQLLKMVEA, encoded by the coding sequence ATTCAATCTGAGAAGGATTTCGGGATCGCAGCAATGAAAGCAGGTATGGATGAGAAGACGGCTCGAAAGTACCGTGAAATTGGTAAATTACCAAGCGAGCTTCAACAGGAGCACGACTGGCGTACACGTAAAGATCCGTTTGAAGAGGCATGGGATAGTATCAAAGAAATGTTATCAATAAATCCGGGGTTGGAAGCCAAAACCATTTTTGAGGATATGCAGCGCAAACAGCCCGGCCGATTTGCCGATGGTCAATTAAGGACCCTGCAGCGACGGATCAAGCATTGGCGCGCCACAGAAGGTCCCGGCAAAGAAATATTCTTTGCACAAATACATAAACCAGGCGAACTATGCCAGTCTGACTTCACGCATATGGATAAGCTGGATGTCACCATAGGCGGCGTTCCCTTTGATCACATGATCTATCATTTTGTTTTAACCTTTTCTAACTGGGAAACCGGGAGCATATGTTTTTCTGAAAGTTTTGAAAGCCTGAGCCATGGCCTGCAAAATGCCTTATGGAACTTGGGCGGTGTTCCCCATCGTCACCGTACAGATTGTTTGGCGACGGCTGTTAACAAGGAGACCCATCCGGAAGAGTTCACCCGCAGGTATCAGGATCTTATGGACCATTACGGTCTGACACCTTGCAAAACGAACCCATCCAGTCCCAATGAAAATGGTGATGTGGAGCAGCGCAATTATCGATTTAAAAAGGCTGTTGACCAGTCCCTTCTGTTAAAAGGCCACCGGAATTTTAAAGACCGGGAGGAATATGAGTGTTTTCTGTCCAAACTGTTTTGCCAACTGAATGCCGGGCGAAAAGACCGCCTATCAAAAGAACTTGAAATTTTGCATCGGCTACCCAAAACCCGAATCGACTCATGTAAAAAACTGGATCTCAAAGTCGGTCCCGGCTGTACCATACGAGTTAATCACAACGTATACTCAGTGAACAGCAGGCTTATAGGAGAAAAAATACAGGTCCGCCTTTACATGGAATACCTGGAAATCTGGTACGGGCAAAAAAAGGTCGATACCTTGCCGCGGTTACGGGGGGAAGGGAAGTACAAAGTCAATTACCGGCATATCATTGACAGTTTGGTCAGAAAACCGGGGGCGTTTGAAAATTATCGATATCGTAATGACATGTTCCCCACCAGCCGTTTTCGGATCGCGTATGATTACTTAAAAGAGCGCTATACCGTTCAAAGCGCTGCGTCAAGATATCTGAAGATTCTATACCTTGCCGCAAAAGACAGTGAAGTGGCTGTAGACAATGCCTTGACGATTTTAATTAATGAAGGCCATGAGATCAGCAAAGATGCGGTCCAGCGGCTTATGAAATCTAATGCCCCTGTTGCCGGGCCGGATGATATCCATATCCCGGCCATTGATTTAAGCAGTTATGACCAACTTCTCAAAATGGTGGAGGCATGA
- a CDS encoding putative bifunctional diguanylate cyclase/phosphodiesterase: MRLRYLFGLSAIALLATASYITMYTVVSKQRDFAKLINLASHQSGLTNRIAYFSSLMASTSDQSEFDLARSQVGRTIHKMKSAHDDLRNGNPHKKIPMVTNMNLMTIYDDPMVGLEMALTRFLEHAQQIYDSDIQTLNIDSAAYIFLTTYGPHALEPLLDAAVEEYENISHAAILKIEKFEMIIWLTVMTALLIELMFIFRPFELQMRKTLQSLESSINQLTKTQTRLLTAQKLAIVGDWELNLKTGKLTWSDQVYDICGVSQENFVVTRKSSMEVVHPEDQAVIKQAFHTLRNSDEPVNMEYRILRPDGQERVVFQHIAILNKTGNEVETIVGTIQDITERKNSENKIKRMALYDSLTGLANRRLIKDRLAHAITTSRRTKNYGAILMLDLDNFKSLNDTRGHNVGDALLVEVARRLLGCVRETDTVGRLGGDEFVVVLELLGSDEATGAQKTMQIAEKIRLALGQAYILGREEHTHHCSASIGMTLFKDADSNDSDVLKRADVAMYEAKDLGRNRCCFYNESRQALVNSQTEMAHALKRAIDNQEFSLYLQPQFLNNGSLCSAEALIRWLPHEGGMISPGSFIPIAENTGLIIPIGEWVLERACQYLKELDRYRRPFMFSIAVNISARQFMDDKFMDKVMAIINRTGVDPGHLRFELTETCLVQDIDRAKVILNQLCDIGLKIELDDFGTGYSSLNSVNNFPLSALKLDRSLISGIEKKKSKKAIVKAALAMAKAMGMSTIAEGVETKGQIEFLIKEGCDMFQGFYYARPMPFKEFTAYLSKNYLQANLPAENAKTR; this comes from the coding sequence TTGAGGTTGCGATATCTTTTCGGGCTCAGCGCCATTGCACTTCTGGCTACCGCCTCATATATCACCATGTATACGGTCGTATCCAAACAACGCGACTTTGCAAAACTGATTAATCTTGCCAGCCACCAATCCGGATTGACTAATAGGATAGCTTATTTTTCAAGTTTAATGGCATCCACTTCAGATCAGTCGGAATTCGATCTGGCCCGTTCCCAAGTGGGAAGAACCATTCATAAAATGAAATCTGCCCATGATGATCTGCGAAACGGAAATCCACATAAAAAAATTCCCATGGTCACCAATATGAACCTGATGACCATATATGACGATCCCATGGTTGGGCTAGAAATGGCTCTGACCCGGTTTCTGGAGCACGCTCAGCAGATCTATGACTCGGATATCCAGACATTGAACATTGATTCTGCTGCATACATTTTTCTGACAACCTACGGCCCTCATGCTTTAGAACCGCTTCTTGATGCAGCTGTTGAAGAATATGAAAATATTAGTCATGCTGCGATTTTAAAAATTGAAAAATTTGAGATGATTATCTGGCTCACGGTCATGACAGCCCTTCTCATTGAACTGATGTTTATATTCAGGCCCTTTGAATTACAAATGAGAAAAACGCTCCAATCCCTTGAATCCTCAATAAATCAGCTGACGAAAACCCAAACGCGCCTTTTAACCGCCCAGAAACTTGCCATTGTTGGTGACTGGGAATTGAATCTAAAAACCGGAAAATTGACATGGTCGGATCAGGTCTACGACATATGCGGTGTTTCCCAAGAAAATTTTGTTGTTACCCGAAAATCATCCATGGAGGTTGTTCATCCAGAAGACCAGGCGGTTATAAAACAGGCGTTTCACACCCTTCGTAACTCTGATGAACCCGTGAACATGGAATACCGTATACTTAGGCCCGATGGCCAGGAGAGAGTGGTATTTCAGCATATCGCCATTTTAAATAAGACCGGAAACGAGGTTGAAACAATCGTCGGCACGATCCAAGACATTACCGAGCGGAAAAATTCAGAAAACAAAATAAAAAGAATGGCATTGTATGATTCTTTAACCGGCCTTGCCAACAGACGCCTTATCAAAGACCGCCTGGCCCATGCCATTACAACATCAAGACGGACCAAAAACTATGGTGCAATACTGATGCTGGATCTGGATAACTTCAAAAGTCTGAATGACACAAGGGGGCATAATGTGGGCGATGCCCTGTTGGTGGAGGTTGCCCGAAGACTGCTTGGTTGCGTCCGTGAAACAGACACCGTGGGAAGGCTTGGCGGCGATGAATTTGTGGTTGTCCTCGAATTGCTCGGTTCGGATGAGGCAACGGGGGCCCAGAAGACCATGCAGATCGCAGAAAAAATAAGGCTTGCACTGGGCCAGGCATATATACTCGGCCGAGAAGAGCATACCCACCATTGCTCTGCGTCAATCGGTATGACCCTTTTTAAAGATGCCGATTCAAATGACAGCGATGTGCTGAAAAGAGCTGATGTTGCCATGTATGAGGCCAAGGATCTGGGGCGCAATCGATGCTGCTTCTACAATGAATCACGTCAGGCACTTGTCAATTCCCAGACGGAGATGGCCCATGCACTGAAACGGGCGATTGACAACCAGGAATTTTCACTTTACCTTCAGCCTCAATTTCTAAACAACGGTAGTCTATGTTCGGCTGAAGCACTGATCCGCTGGTTGCCTCATGAGGGGGGAATGATATCCCCCGGATCCTTCATCCCCATTGCAGAAAACACCGGATTAATTATCCCCATAGGCGAATGGGTTCTGGAAAGGGCCTGTCAATATCTGAAAGAATTAGATAGGTATCGCCGGCCGTTCATGTTTTCGATCGCTGTAAACATCAGTGCGAGACAATTTATGGATGACAAGTTTATGGATAAAGTTATGGCCATCATCAATAGAACCGGTGTTGATCCGGGACACCTTAGATTTGAATTAACAGAAACATGCCTTGTCCAGGATATTGACCGGGCCAAGGTTATATTAAATCAACTGTGTGATATCGGGCTCAAAATAGAACTCGATGATTTCGGAACCGGGTATTCCTCCTTGAATTCAGTCAATAATTTCCCACTTTCAGCTTTGAAATTAGATCGTTCTCTTATCAGCGGGATTGAAAAAAAGAAATCTAAAAAAGCCATTGTCAAGGCGGCACTGGCCATGGCCAAGGCCATGGGCATGAGCACCATTGCAGAGGGCGTTGAAACAAAAGGACAGATTGAATTTCTCATAAAAGAAGGCTGTGATATGTTCCAGGGATTTTACTATGCTCGCCCCATGCCTTTTAAGGAATTTACCGCATATCTGTCAAAAAACTATCTTCAAGCCAATCTACCTGCGGAAAATGCTAAAACTCGATGA